A genomic stretch from Thermostichus vulcanus str. 'Rupite' includes:
- a CDS encoding sensor histidine kinase, whose translation MAQPALVAHPEWSLAQLADALIHTPGTVGAVIVGAEHEFDPLSLRGILTRAQVADWRLDPARWDPLSTLSLEDMQENWLPAEVLQGSLTVEEALATLLARPHDHPVPPLWIAIPRPQGWGLWDPTPHLWQCMRVEGSLAPSQTDATLNQLRQQNELILNSAGEGIYGLDANGMVTFANPAAARMIGWSTAELIGRSMHDLLHHSHPDRTPYPRTECPIYAAFRDGQVHHVVDEVFWRKDGSSFPVEYTSTPMRDVQGRLVGAVVTFRDITERKWAEAALKQAHEDLERKVQERTAELQRANQQLQELNEMKSRFVSMVCHEFRTPLNTILFAVTCLERYRHQLSEADQNRYVQGIQADIQHMTQMLDDVLLIGRTDARKLSPQPAQIELVQCCQDVIRELQLTHTAANIQFQSDCPQQNAYLDPSMLRSILLNMLSNAIKYSNPEQVIQFRLLCQQEWFVFEVEDQGIGIPLEDQPYLFDPFHRGSNVSTIPGTGLGLAIIKRLIDLLAGHIEVSSQVGAGTTFRVRLPRHYRYRDLAPTP comes from the coding sequence ATGGCCCAACCAGCTCTGGTTGCCCACCCAGAATGGAGCCTAGCGCAGTTGGCCGATGCCTTGATCCACACGCCAGGTACTGTTGGGGCGGTGATTGTCGGTGCTGAGCATGAGTTCGATCCTCTATCTCTGCGGGGGATCCTCACCCGTGCACAGGTGGCTGACTGGCGGCTGGATCCGGCCCGATGGGATCCCTTGAGCACACTCAGCCTAGAAGACATGCAAGAGAACTGGCTGCCCGCGGAGGTTTTACAGGGATCCCTGACGGTGGAGGAAGCCCTAGCTACGCTCTTAGCTCGTCCGCATGACCATCCAGTGCCCCCGCTTTGGATCGCGATTCCACGCCCGCAAGGTTGGGGATTATGGGATCCCACGCCTCATCTGTGGCAATGCATGAGAGTTGAGGGATCCCTTGCACCTAGCCAGACTGATGCAACCCTTAATCAGCTGCGGCAACAAAATGAACTGATCCTCAACTCAGCCGGGGAAGGAATCTACGGCCTCGATGCCAATGGCATGGTCACCTTTGCCAACCCTGCCGCCGCCCGCATGATCGGCTGGTCAACCGCAGAATTGATCGGACGCTCTATGCACGATCTGTTGCACCACAGCCATCCCGACCGTACCCCCTATCCTCGCACTGAGTGCCCAATCTATGCTGCCTTCCGCGATGGACAGGTACATCATGTGGTGGATGAAGTGTTTTGGCGCAAAGATGGCAGTTCTTTTCCGGTTGAGTACACCAGTACTCCGATGCGAGATGTGCAAGGCCGCTTGGTGGGAGCAGTGGTCACCTTTCGAGACATCACGGAACGCAAATGGGCAGAAGCAGCCTTGAAACAAGCCCACGAAGATCTAGAACGAAAAGTGCAGGAAAGAACAGCTGAACTACAACGGGCCAATCAACAACTACAAGAGTTGAACGAGATGAAATCGCGGTTTGTCTCAATGGTGTGTCATGAATTTCGCACTCCTCTCAATACCATTCTCTTCGCCGTCACCTGCCTAGAACGCTATCGACATCAACTCTCCGAGGCTGACCAAAATCGCTATGTGCAAGGGATCCAAGCGGATATTCAACACATGACGCAAATGCTGGATGACGTGTTGTTGATCGGTCGCACTGATGCTCGTAAACTCTCCCCCCAGCCAGCTCAAATTGAGCTGGTTCAGTGTTGTCAAGATGTAATTCGTGAGCTACAACTCACCCACACGGCTGCAAACATCCAATTCCAGTCCGATTGCCCACAGCAAAATGCTTACTTAGATCCCTCCATGCTGCGCTCGATTCTGCTAAACATGCTCTCCAACGCCATTAAGTATTCCAACCCAGAACAGGTGATCCAATTTCGTCTCTTGTGTCAGCAGGAATGGTTTGTTTTTGAAGTGGAAGATCAGGGCATTGGGATCCCATTGGAGGATCAACCTTACCTGTTCGACCCTTTTCATCGGGGTAGCAATGTCAGCACGATTCCGGGAACAGGGCTAGGCTTAGCCATCATCAAGCGGCTGATCGATTTGTTGGCGGGCCATATCGAGGTGAGTAGCCAAGTGGGAGCAGGAACCACCTTTCGGGTTCGCTTGCCCCGGCATTATCGGTATCGGGATTTGGCCCCTACCCCTTGA
- a CDS encoding response regulator transcription factor, whose amino-acid sequence MSRVLVIEDEPRTRQIFLHCLQLEGFEVFGAENGRLGLEQARTHRPDLIICDIMMPELDGYQVLQTLQQDPTTAWIPVIFLTAKVARQDVRQGMVLGADDYLTKPCTVDEFLTTINARLRKQAFLHHRASLTSAINTADSHSTDSKRDFQYPTHPKLAAVFEYIEAHYAEPIDLTDVARAVGYSPAYLTTLLRKQTGHSVKDWITERRMAEARRLLRHSQASIKHVGQAVGYVDPAYFARHFRQRHGIPPLLWREQQGRFFQA is encoded by the coding sequence GTGTCCAGAGTATTGGTGATCGAAGACGAGCCCCGTACCCGCCAGATCTTTCTGCATTGTTTACAGCTGGAGGGATTTGAGGTGTTCGGGGCAGAAAATGGCCGTCTGGGACTGGAGCAAGCCCGTACCCATCGACCCGATCTGATTATTTGCGACATTATGATGCCGGAGTTAGATGGCTACCAAGTTCTGCAGACTTTGCAACAGGATCCTACAACAGCATGGATCCCGGTTATCTTTCTGACGGCGAAAGTTGCTAGGCAGGATGTGCGGCAGGGGATGGTGTTGGGGGCTGATGATTATTTAACCAAGCCCTGCACCGTGGATGAGTTTTTGACCACGATCAATGCCCGCTTGCGCAAACAGGCTTTTCTCCACCACAGGGCTTCGCTAACTTCAGCCATTAACACTGCCGATAGCCATTCCACCGATTCCAAAAGAGACTTTCAGTATCCCACTCATCCTAAGCTAGCTGCCGTTTTTGAGTATATCGAGGCCCATTATGCCGAACCGATTGACTTGACGGATGTTGCTCGTGCAGTCGGCTATTCACCGGCCTATTTGACCACCCTATTACGCAAACAAACTGGTCACAGTGTCAAAGATTGGATCACCGAACGACGCATGGCAGAAGCCAGGCGACTTTTACGACACAGCCAAGCCTCGATCAAGCACGTTGGACAAGCTGTGGGATATGTGGATCCCGCCTATTTTGCCCGCCATTTTCGACAAAGGCACGGGATCCCACCACTTCTTTGGCGAGAGCAACAGGGGAGGTTCTTCCAGGCTTGA